From the genome of bacterium:
CGCGGTGGCATCGGACCTGCCGCTGATCACGCCGGACGCGGTGGAGCGGTTCCTGGGGCTCTGCACGGGAGAGTTTGACTTCTACTACGCGATCGTGCCACAGGCCGCGATCGAGCGTCGCTTCCCCACCGCCCGCAAGACCTATGTGAAGCTTACCGACGGGACGTTTTGCGGCGGCAGCATTGTGCTCTTCGCGCCTGCGGCGCTGGAGCGGATTCGGCCGCTGGTCGAGCAGGCGATCGCCGCACGAAAGAAGCCATGGCTGCTGGCCCAACTCTTCGGATTGGCGACGGTCATGCGGTTTGCCTCGGGCCGGCTCTCTATCGCCGAGCTGGAGGCGCGGGCGCACGCGATCAGCGGGCTTCGCGGCCGTGCAGTAGTGCTCGACGGTCCCGAGATGGCGCTCGACGTGGATGCCGACCGGCCCGAGAACCTGGCCGCGATCCGCGCGGTCCTGGAGCCGCTTCCGGAGCCGTAGCCGGAGATGCCGCGCCGGAAGGACGCGAAGGCACGTTCCGACGGGGAGCGTTCCGGTCGGCGGCTTCGCCGCGGCGAGCGCATGGTGGTGCTCTCCCACAGGCTGATGCAGTCCCCTGACCGTCTGCACTCGCTGGCCGGCTTC
Proteins encoded in this window:
- a CDS encoding nucleotidyltransferase family protein — encoded protein: MPSAIVLAGGGPEPDLAPGLPNKAFLQIGGLALVERVVTTLRGSSSIGRIVVVGPPEPLAALLGSSAEIVPDQGSMMDNIAAGVAPLRDRERVVAVASDLPLITPDAVERFLGLCTGEFDFYYAIVPQAAIERRFPTARKTYVKLTDGTFCGGSIVLFAPAALERIRPLVEQAIAARKKPWLLAQLFGLATVMRFASGRLSIAELEARAHAISGLRGRAVVLDGPEMALDVDADRPENLAAIRAVLEPLPEP